A portion of the Microlunatus phosphovorus NM-1 genome contains these proteins:
- a CDS encoding ThuA domain-containing protein has translation MTSSNSHAAPIRVTVWGENYHENSERDRDAMARLYPDGMHGAIAAGLTELLGDRVQVRTATQDQPEHGLTEEVLNNTDVLTWWGHATHGGVDDAVVERVYQRVLGGMGLLPLHSAHFSKIFIKLMGTSCSLAWRDSGDTELVWTVAPGHPITEGVPQPIVIDGQEMYGEYFDIPQPDEQIFLSTFTGGEVFRSGCTWRRGKGRVFYFSPGDQDYPVYHHPDIKRVLANGVLWAAPARTADFVAPAPADMRPPFFQGAQLANQGAQLAAEVSA, from the coding sequence GTGACATCTTCTAACTCTCACGCGGCACCGATCCGCGTCACCGTCTGGGGCGAGAACTACCACGAGAACAGCGAGCGAGACCGCGACGCTATGGCGCGGCTGTATCCCGACGGGATGCACGGGGCCATCGCCGCCGGCCTGACCGAATTGCTGGGCGATCGGGTCCAGGTGCGGACCGCCACCCAGGACCAGCCCGAGCACGGGCTCACGGAGGAGGTGTTGAACAACACCGACGTGCTGACCTGGTGGGGTCATGCCACCCACGGTGGTGTCGACGATGCAGTGGTCGAGCGGGTCTATCAGCGGGTGCTCGGCGGCATGGGTCTGCTGCCGCTGCACTCGGCGCACTTCTCCAAGATCTTCATCAAGCTGATGGGCACCTCGTGCTCGCTGGCCTGGCGCGACTCGGGCGACACCGAACTGGTCTGGACCGTAGCCCCTGGGCACCCGATCACCGAGGGTGTGCCGCAGCCGATCGTGATCGACGGGCAGGAGATGTACGGGGAGTACTTCGACATCCCGCAGCCGGACGAGCAGATCTTCCTCTCCACCTTCACCGGCGGCGAGGTGTTCCGCTCCGGCTGTACCTGGCGGCGCGGCAAGGGTCGGGTCTTCTACTTCTCGCCCGGTGACCAGGACTATCCGGTCTACCACCATCCCGATATCAAGCGGGTGCTCGCCAACGGAGTTCTCTGGGCAGCTCCGGCGCGGACCGCCGACTTCGTCGCCCCGGCTCCTGCGGACATGCGGCCGCCCTTCTTCCAGGGTGCGCAGCTGGCCAATCAGGGCGCACAGCTGGCTGCGGAGGTGTCGGCATGA
- a CDS encoding ABC transporter ATP-binding protein, whose protein sequence is MTVTTATAPPQTGADDVLRRIARQLAPYKRSMALVAVVVLVSAGLTSLAPFLTRAVFDDALFPVDGGPVNLGLMWWLFAGLVAIPVVTALLGIGQNYLTSKIGNSAMADLRSDLFEHLQKMELAFFTGTKTGAIQSRLANDVSGVRTVLTDTATTILQNSVTVIAAFVAMVLLSWQLTLLTLIVMPLFLIVQVRVGRRRQRIARRTQESLSEMTAITEESLSVSGILLAKVFGRGQAETERYRRENHNQTRLQIEAAMTGRTFFALVQTFFAVTPALIYLVAAYLMTGRIAGGEVLTAGTLVAFTTLQARLQMPLIQLMRVTLDVQTSLALFRRIFEYFDLEPAITERPDARPLARTRHGGRVEFDDVWFRYPEPRSLSGDRVGPRFGIAALDEIDEPGEPGAEEAPARTWTLAGISLQIEPGQLAAIVGPSGSGKTTTTYLVPRFYDVDLGAIRIDGLDVRDATFESLAQSVGMVTQEPYLFHGTLYDNIAYAKEGATRAEVEQAARDANIHDRIMSFDAGYDTVAGERGYRLSGGEKQRLAIARVLLMNPRVLILDEATSALDTETERLVQQALERATQGRTTIAIAHRLSTIRNADVIFGLEDGVLVEEGTHDELLARGGLYARLYHEQFDGGRVEGRFADGVVYADGEVWCDKRAGRRADIGV, encoded by the coding sequence ATGACCGTCACGACAGCTACGGCCCCACCCCAAACGGGAGCCGATGACGTGCTTCGCCGCATCGCGCGGCAGTTGGCGCCGTACAAGCGGTCGATGGCCTTGGTTGCAGTGGTCGTGCTGGTCTCGGCCGGACTGACCTCACTGGCCCCGTTCCTGACCCGGGCAGTCTTCGACGATGCCCTGTTCCCGGTCGATGGTGGTCCGGTGAACCTCGGCCTGATGTGGTGGCTGTTCGCCGGCTTGGTCGCCATCCCCGTTGTCACCGCGCTGCTCGGCATCGGCCAGAACTACCTGACCAGCAAGATCGGCAACTCCGCCATGGCGGATCTGCGCAGCGACCTGTTCGAGCATCTGCAGAAGATGGAGCTCGCCTTCTTCACCGGCACCAAGACCGGGGCGATCCAGTCGCGGCTGGCCAACGACGTCAGCGGCGTACGAACCGTGCTGACCGACACCGCCACCACGATCCTGCAGAACTCGGTGACGGTGATCGCCGCGTTCGTGGCGATGGTGTTGCTGTCCTGGCAGCTGACGCTGCTGACCTTGATCGTGATGCCGCTGTTCCTGATCGTGCAAGTCCGGGTCGGTCGCCGACGACAACGGATCGCCCGGCGTACCCAGGAATCGCTGTCGGAGATGACTGCGATCACCGAGGAGTCGCTCTCGGTGTCCGGGATTCTGCTGGCCAAGGTGTTCGGTCGAGGACAGGCGGAGACCGAGCGCTATCGTCGGGAGAACCACAACCAGACCCGGCTGCAGATCGAAGCGGCGATGACCGGGCGGACCTTCTTCGCTTTGGTGCAGACCTTTTTTGCCGTCACTCCGGCACTGATCTATCTGGTTGCTGCCTATCTGATGACCGGCCGGATCGCTGGGGGAGAGGTGCTCACCGCCGGCACCCTGGTCGCCTTCACCACGCTGCAGGCCCGACTGCAGATGCCGTTGATCCAGTTGATGCGGGTCACCCTTGATGTCCAGACCTCACTGGCGTTGTTCCGCCGCATCTTCGAGTACTTCGACTTGGAGCCCGCCATCACCGAGCGCCCGGATGCCCGCCCGCTGGCGCGCACCCGGCACGGGGGACGGGTGGAGTTCGACGATGTCTGGTTCCGCTATCCGGAGCCGCGGAGCCTGAGCGGTGATCGGGTCGGCCCGCGGTTCGGAATAGCGGCGTTGGACGAGATCGATGAGCCAGGGGAGCCGGGGGCGGAAGAAGCCCCGGCGCGCACCTGGACTCTGGCCGGCATCTCGCTGCAGATCGAGCCCGGTCAGCTGGCGGCGATCGTCGGCCCGTCCGGCTCGGGCAAGACCACCACGACCTATCTGGTGCCGCGGTTCTACGACGTCGATCTCGGCGCGATCCGCATCGACGGTCTCGACGTACGCGACGCGACCTTCGAGTCGCTCGCCCAGTCGGTGGGCATGGTCACCCAGGAGCCCTACCTGTTCCACGGCACGTTGTACGACAACATCGCGTACGCGAAGGAGGGCGCAACGCGGGCCGAGGTCGAGCAGGCCGCTCGGGACGCCAACATCCACGACCGGATCATGAGCTTCGATGCCGGCTACGACACGGTGGCCGGCGAGCGCGGCTATCGGCTCTCGGGTGGTGAGAAGCAGCGGCTAGCCATCGCCCGGGTGCTGCTGATGAACCCGCGGGTGCTGATCCTCGACGAGGCGACCTCGGCGCTGGACACCGAGACCGAGCGGCTCGTTCAGCAGGCGTTGGAGCGGGCCACCCAGGGCCGCACCACCATCGCCATCGCGCACCGCCTGTCGACCATCCGCAACGCCGACGTGATCTTCGGACTGGAGGACGGAGTGCTGGTCGAGGAGGGCACCCATGACGAGTTGCTGGCACGCGGCGGCCTGTATGCGCGGCTCTATCACGAGCAGTTCGACGGAGGTCGAGTCGAGGGCCGGTTCGCCGACGGTGTGGTCTATGCCGACGGTGAGGTCTGGTGCGACAAACGGGCGGGCCGAAGGGCCGATATCGGCGTCTAG
- a CDS encoding SpoIID/LytB domain-containing protein, giving the protein MGLALAVAATAFLAAPTTAAADPATGPRSGSFRIDGAGFGHGWGMSQYGAYGAASKGLSWQQILAFYYPKTKRTKLPSDGTIRVWVTGDNDGRLGFKPAAGAKVSDGSKSYTLPTGSAYHDWRISRSGSGYKLQHKSSGGSWKTKSTGLGTGTWKVTSSSGSLRLIMPNGSTRGYRGSLSLIKRGSSGRTVNTVAMENYVRAVVPSEMPTSWHRDAVRAQAVAARTYGAFLRERSSASGYDICDTTSCQVYRGMDNETGNGDAAVTATAHVIMSFAGKPAYTQFTSSNGGQITTGDYSYQIAQKDPYDGVIKNQTWSKTISAAKLGQAFGVGTAKKVQITKRDGYGKWGGRVTTIKITGSKRSVTVGGTTFKGKFGMRSNYFTVNGTSSTAKPQPTTPTPTPVTIKPGAKYAVFPHSYRSTSKADLLLIVGSSLRRHPISAGSLGAGEVIDSGYGTFSHVVNAGDWNGDGYADVVARNSRGRLLLYRGTTYGSFDTGTDLGVASSHVSLTGVGDVNGDRFPDLMGIDSKGKATLLHGNGKTGIRSTSSVAGSWAGRDWLRGAGDFNGDGRMDVITRSGSKLSVHLGTKSGGFAASKVIGTGFDKVSSITAVGDVNGDKHSDLVVRLSNGKLRLYRSNGTKLVGSTTYAGSYSGTRFAT; this is encoded by the coding sequence ATGGGCCTGGCCCTCGCCGTGGCGGCGACCGCGTTTCTGGCCGCGCCGACCACAGCCGCCGCCGATCCGGCGACCGGGCCTCGGTCCGGCAGCTTCCGGATCGACGGCGCCGGATTCGGTCATGGCTGGGGGATGAGCCAGTACGGCGCCTACGGTGCCGCCAGCAAGGGGCTGAGCTGGCAGCAGATCCTGGCGTTCTACTACCCGAAGACCAAACGGACAAAGCTGCCCAGTGACGGCACCATCCGGGTCTGGGTCACCGGCGACAACGACGGCCGCCTGGGCTTCAAGCCGGCCGCCGGGGCCAAGGTCAGCGACGGTTCGAAGAGCTACACCCTGCCGACCGGGTCGGCGTACCACGACTGGCGGATCAGCCGGTCCGGCTCGGGCTACAAGCTGCAGCACAAGTCGTCCGGCGGCAGCTGGAAGACCAAGAGCACCGGCCTGGGCACGGGCACCTGGAAGGTGACCAGCAGCAGCGGCAGCCTGCGACTGATCATGCCCAACGGGTCGACTCGCGGCTACCGCGGCAGCCTGTCGCTGATCAAGCGCGGCAGCAGCGGCCGGACCGTGAACACCGTGGCGATGGAGAACTACGTACGCGCCGTGGTGCCCTCGGAGATGCCCACCTCGTGGCATCGCGACGCGGTGCGGGCACAGGCGGTGGCGGCTCGGACCTACGGCGCGTTCCTGCGGGAACGCTCCTCGGCCTCCGGCTATGACATCTGCGACACGACCAGCTGCCAGGTCTATCGCGGCATGGACAACGAGACCGGCAACGGAGATGCGGCGGTCACGGCCACCGCGCACGTGATCATGAGCTTCGCCGGCAAGCCTGCGTACACCCAGTTCACCTCCTCCAACGGGGGCCAGATCACCACGGGTGACTACAGCTACCAGATCGCCCAGAAGGACCCGTACGACGGCGTGATCAAGAACCAGACCTGGAGCAAGACGATCTCCGCCGCCAAGCTCGGCCAGGCATTCGGAGTCGGCACGGCGAAGAAGGTGCAGATCACCAAGCGCGACGGCTATGGGAAGTGGGGTGGCCGGGTCACCACGATCAAGATCACCGGCAGCAAGCGGTCGGTGACCGTCGGCGGCACCACATTCAAGGGCAAGTTCGGGATGCGGTCGAACTACTTCACCGTGAACGGCACTTCCTCGACCGCGAAGCCGCAGCCCACGACGCCGACGCCGACGCCCGTGACCATCAAGCCGGGCGCCAAGTACGCGGTGTTCCCGCACAGCTACCGGTCGACCAGCAAGGCGGACCTGCTGCTGATCGTCGGCAGCAGCCTGCGCCGCCACCCGATCAGCGCCGGCTCGCTCGGTGCCGGGGAGGTCATCGACTCCGGGTACGGGACATTCAGTCACGTCGTCAACGCCGGCGACTGGAACGGCGACGGGTACGCCGACGTGGTCGCCCGGAACTCGCGCGGTCGGCTGCTGCTCTACCGCGGCACCACGTACGGCAGCTTCGACACCGGCACGGATCTTGGTGTTGCCTCCAGTCACGTCAGTCTCACTGGTGTGGGGGATGTGAACGGCGACCGGTTCCCCGACCTGATGGGGATCGACAGCAAAGGCAAGGCCACGCTGCTCCATGGCAACGGCAAGACAGGCATCAGGTCCACCTCGTCGGTCGCCGGGTCGTGGGCGGGCCGAGACTGGCTGCGTGGGGCCGGGGACTTCAACGGCGACGGGCGGATGGACGTGATCACCCGGTCCGGCAGCAAGCTCAGCGTGCATCTGGGGACCAAGAGCGGCGGCTTCGCGGCCTCGAAGGTGATCGGCACCGGCTTCGACAAGGTGTCGTCGATCACCGCGGTCGGGGACGTCAACGGCGACAAGCACAGCGATCTGGTCGTCCGGCTGTCGAACGGGAAATTGCGGCTCTATCGCAGCAACGGCACCAAGCTGGTCGGCTCCACGACGTACGCCGGGTCGTACAGCGGCACCCGGTTCGCGACCTAG
- a CDS encoding rhomboid-like protein, whose amino-acid sequence MQQERHGVRRIVSDFWRGRDVGIIYGLIVIIASTWIAAHPRSEVRELIQNVSTNLNNMRSHPLEVLFASAFVVSPLTQLLLVPVVIFVFGIVQRWLGRTALIAIWVFGHVGATLFVMSMEITALYRHIARFSITVKPDVGVSYGLAAAIGLLAAWVPHRWRVWYALGCLVATCGMLAIWPDFTSLGHLTAIVIGLGMAAAVHGGELSATSAASDEDT is encoded by the coding sequence GTGCAGCAGGAGCGTCATGGCGTACGAAGGATCGTGTCGGACTTCTGGCGTGGCAGGGACGTCGGGATCATCTACGGCCTGATCGTCATCATCGCGAGCACCTGGATCGCCGCGCACCCGCGCTCCGAGGTACGCGAGCTCATCCAGAATGTCAGCACGAACCTGAACAACATGCGCTCCCATCCCTTGGAGGTGCTGTTCGCGAGCGCGTTCGTGGTCTCGCCGCTCACTCAGCTGCTGTTGGTGCCGGTGGTGATCTTCGTGTTCGGCATCGTGCAGCGTTGGCTCGGTCGCACGGCACTGATCGCCATCTGGGTGTTCGGTCATGTCGGGGCGACCTTGTTCGTGATGTCGATGGAGATCACGGCGCTCTACCGTCACATTGCGCGGTTCTCCATCACCGTCAAACCAGACGTCGGCGTCTCATACGGCTTGGCGGCAGCCATCGGGCTGCTTGCGGCCTGGGTGCCACATCGCTGGCGGGTTTGGTACGCGCTCGGCTGTCTCGTCGCAACCTGCGGCATGCTGGCGATCTGGCCTGACTTCACCTCCCTCGGACACCTGACCGCGATCGTCATCGGATTGGGCATGGCGGCTGCCGTACACGGCGGTGAGCTGTCGGCGACGAGCGCAGCGAGTGACGAAGACACGTAG
- a CDS encoding helix-turn-helix domain-containing protein has product MAGVIAHDEAQRLRWAIDHALGTPSGDNKTAPDPARTALFRVLEVLESSSGAVVLPADAFVSTQQAADLLGVSRMTVVRLIDRGELLAEGGGVHRRIAAAALEGYRTESTARRRAAMHELAQDVTEDTPADRVISTR; this is encoded by the coding sequence ATGGCAGGGGTGATCGCGCACGATGAGGCCCAACGCCTGCGTTGGGCTATAGACCACGCGCTCGGCACTCCCTCCGGCGACAACAAGACAGCCCCGGACCCGGCGAGGACGGCACTGTTCCGTGTTCTGGAGGTGCTGGAGTCGAGCAGTGGTGCCGTCGTCCTTCCCGCGGACGCGTTCGTGAGCACTCAGCAGGCAGCCGACCTGCTCGGCGTCAGCCGGATGACGGTGGTGCGGCTGATCGACCGTGGTGAACTCCTCGCCGAGGGCGGCGGGGTCCACCGCCGGATCGCGGCGGCCGCTCTGGAGGGCTACCGCACCGAGAGCACAGCCCGACGACGAGCTGCGATGCACGAGCTGGCTCAAGACGTCACGGAGGACACGCCGGCCGACCGAGTGATCAGCACGCGGTGA
- a CDS encoding P1 family peptidase gives MIDGLAVGHHTADGEGWLTGTTVVLSADGATGGVDVRGGAPGTRETDLLDPRALVEQVDAVVLCGGSAYGLAAADGVMAALAADGRGFPVGPNAGEVVPIVPAAVIFDLGRGGVFAHRPTAEFGARAYESAKKALAGTGRNRRVSDPAIGCVGAGTGALAGGLKGGFGYAEAAVTLGDDTPVARVGVALVLNAAGSGVDPASGRLWSDRAGALDSPDTVGRVALSAARGRAGRPFNTTIGTVLTDLSLTKAQAGKLAAIAHDGLARAVRPAHGMTDGDTFFALSSGRRPQPSDPPAAVGLLNRLLEITADLVVDACFAALTAAQTRGGLHCYRELAGLE, from the coding sequence ATGATCGATGGACTCGCGGTCGGGCATCACACGGCTGACGGAGAGGGCTGGCTGACCGGCACCACGGTCGTCCTCAGTGCTGACGGAGCCACCGGTGGAGTCGACGTCCGCGGCGGCGCGCCGGGCACTAGGGAGACCGATCTGCTGGATCCGCGGGCGCTGGTCGAGCAGGTCGATGCGGTGGTGCTCTGTGGCGGCAGCGCGTACGGGCTGGCCGCTGCCGACGGAGTGATGGCCGCCCTGGCCGCTGACGGGCGTGGCTTTCCGGTCGGGCCGAACGCCGGCGAGGTCGTGCCGATCGTGCCTGCGGCCGTGATCTTCGACCTGGGTCGTGGTGGGGTCTTCGCCCATCGTCCGACCGCGGAGTTCGGTGCGCGCGCGTACGAGTCGGCGAAGAAGGCACTGGCCGGCACCGGACGGAACCGCCGAGTCTCCGATCCCGCGATCGGCTGTGTCGGTGCGGGCACGGGCGCACTGGCCGGAGGCCTCAAAGGTGGCTTTGGCTACGCCGAGGCGGCCGTGACGCTTGGCGATGACACGCCGGTCGCTCGGGTCGGCGTCGCGCTCGTGCTGAACGCCGCTGGCTCCGGGGTGGACCCGGCCTCCGGTCGGCTGTGGTCGGATCGGGCGGGGGCGCTGGACAGCCCGGACACCGTGGGTCGGGTGGCGCTGTCAGCCGCCAGGGGCCGAGCCGGACGACCGTTCAACACCACCATCGGAACGGTGCTCACCGATCTGAGTCTGACCAAGGCACAAGCCGGCAAGCTCGCCGCGATCGCCCACGACGGCCTGGCACGAGCGGTACGCCCGGCGCACGGCATGACGGACGGTGACACCTTCTTCGCCTTGTCCTCTGGCCGCCGTCCGCAGCCGAGCGACCCGCCGGCCGCTGTGGGACTGCTCAACCGACTGCTCGAGATCACCGCCGATCTGGTGGTGGACGCCTGCTTCGCCGCGCTCACCGCCGCGCAGACCCGTGGCGGGCTGCACTGCTACCGCGAGCTCGCCGGGCTGGAGTGA
- a CDS encoding FUSC family protein, with amino-acid sequence MTAGLAWWMAELILGHPTPFFAPVAAIIVLNVTYGNRMRRGVEVAIGVAVGVLVGDIFVTAFGAGVWQIVVVSAVAMSLATLVGAGPLMMIQAAVQSIIVTTLMPEPGQALGRWLDAVVGCALALAVATVAPSAPVRRPGLLAAVLLQEMAATLRAAATALRESDSKAADEVLERARAEADQLDLIQEAASEGLAVVRHSPFRRSQLGAALAYAELTEPLDRASRNLRVLARRSLVAVWHGDQVPTAYLDLLETTASQAERVALDLHEGKLPVAARKGLIAAAQESAQLEVTGGINAIVILAQARSMLVDLLELTGLEYADARELARDIR; translated from the coding sequence GTGACCGCCGGGTTGGCCTGGTGGATGGCGGAGCTGATCCTCGGCCATCCCACACCGTTCTTCGCACCGGTTGCGGCGATCATCGTCTTGAACGTCACCTACGGGAACCGCATGCGCCGGGGCGTCGAGGTCGCCATCGGCGTCGCCGTGGGTGTGCTGGTCGGCGACATCTTCGTGACAGCCTTCGGAGCCGGCGTCTGGCAGATCGTGGTGGTGTCGGCGGTGGCGATGTCGTTGGCGACATTGGTCGGCGCGGGTCCGCTGATGATGATCCAGGCAGCAGTCCAGTCGATCATCGTGACCACCCTGATGCCCGAGCCCGGCCAGGCACTCGGTCGGTGGCTGGACGCTGTCGTGGGCTGTGCGCTGGCACTGGCGGTCGCGACCGTGGCACCAAGCGCCCCGGTGCGACGACCAGGCCTGCTGGCCGCCGTACTGTTGCAGGAGATGGCGGCCACCCTGCGTGCGGCCGCCACCGCGTTGCGGGAGTCCGATTCAAAGGCCGCCGACGAGGTGCTGGAACGGGCACGGGCGGAGGCCGACCAGCTCGATCTGATCCAAGAGGCGGCCTCGGAGGGCCTCGCGGTGGTCCGGCACAGCCCGTTCCGGCGTAGCCAGCTCGGCGCGGCCCTGGCGTACGCCGAACTGACCGAGCCGTTGGATCGCGCCAGCCGCAATCTGCGGGTGCTCGCCCGGCGCAGTCTCGTTGCCGTCTGGCATGGAGATCAGGTGCCCACCGCCTATCTGGATCTCCTCGAGACGACCGCGAGCCAGGCGGAGCGGGTGGCACTCGATCTGCATGAGGGCAAGCTGCCGGTCGCCGCGCGCAAGGGCCTGATCGCCGCGGCGCAGGAGTCGGCGCAACTCGAGGTAACCGGTGGCATCAATGCCATTGTGATCTTGGCACAGGCACGCTCGATGCTGGTCGATCTGCTCGAGCTGACCGGTTTGGAGTACGCCGACGCGCGTGAACTGGCGCGTGACATCCGCTGA
- a CDS encoding Gfo/Idh/MocA family protein, with product MRSETSLRAGVVGLGWAGRQHMDAYSSQADVELVALAGMEADQLALLGDKYGIAPEYRFADWADLVAANCVDVLSIATPTALHAPIAVAALDAGIHVLSEKPMAENADKAQTMVDAARRNSRVLEVSFNHRRRGDVQVLKQIVDAGLLGDIYYAKAGWLRREGIPGMGSWFTRQAKSGGGPMMDIGVHMLDMALHLLGEPDVTTATAATYAEFGPRGKGASAYGLGRKTEVTADDFDVEDLATAFLRLDGGGTLLLESSWAQWIPYDQCYVTLYGSEGGAAIEWGGEPGDPYRKLGIWTEKDGVPAVLTPVVPPDGGHLETVLQFLAIVRGDAPTEHDGAEALVRAKVVDACYASAAKHAEVSLGG from the coding sequence ATGAGAAGCGAGACCTCATTGCGGGCCGGTGTCGTCGGTCTCGGCTGGGCCGGCCGCCAGCACATGGATGCCTACTCCTCCCAGGCCGATGTGGAGCTGGTCGCCCTGGCCGGCATGGAGGCGGACCAGCTGGCGCTGCTCGGTGACAAATACGGCATCGCGCCCGAATATCGGTTTGCCGACTGGGCGGACCTGGTCGCTGCCAACTGCGTCGACGTGCTGAGCATCGCCACGCCGACCGCGTTGCATGCACCGATCGCGGTGGCCGCTCTTGATGCCGGCATCCATGTGCTCAGCGAGAAGCCGATGGCCGAGAACGCCGACAAGGCGCAGACCATGGTGGATGCGGCACGACGGAACTCCCGGGTGTTGGAGGTGTCGTTCAACCACCGCCGCCGGGGTGACGTACAGGTGCTCAAGCAGATCGTGGACGCGGGTCTGCTCGGCGACATCTACTACGCCAAGGCGGGCTGGTTGCGGCGTGAGGGCATCCCGGGCATGGGCAGCTGGTTCACCCGGCAGGCCAAGTCCGGCGGTGGCCCGATGATGGACATCGGTGTGCACATGCTGGACATGGCGCTGCACCTCCTCGGCGAGCCGGACGTCACCACCGCGACGGCGGCGACGTACGCAGAGTTCGGTCCGCGTGGCAAGGGTGCGTCGGCGTACGGGCTGGGTCGCAAGACCGAGGTGACCGCCGACGACTTCGACGTCGAGGATCTGGCCACGGCCTTCCTGCGGCTGGACGGTGGCGGCACGCTGCTGCTGGAGTCCAGCTGGGCGCAGTGGATCCCCTACGACCAGTGCTACGTCACGCTGTACGGGTCCGAGGGCGGCGCGGCCATCGAGTGGGGCGGCGAGCCCGGTGATCCGTACCGCAAGCTCGGCATCTGGACCGAGAAGGACGGCGTGCCGGCCGTGCTGACCCCGGTCGTTCCGCCGGACGGCGGTCACCTCGAGACGGTGCTGCAGTTCCTGGCGATTGTCCGCGGGGACGCTCCCACCGAGCACGACGGCGCCGAGGCCCTGGTCCGGGCCAAGGTCGTCGACGCCTGCTACGCCTCGGCGGCCAAGCACGCGGAGGTCAGTCTCGGCGGCTGA
- a CDS encoding PIN domain-containing protein, with protein MSGPAAVLDACVLVPIRLATTLLWFAEAGLFQPLWSDQILDEVERNLLKLGVDPTRAARRVGNMRTAFGAEALVDGFEDLIDQMTCDPKDRHVLAAAVHDHADALVTFNLKDFPADATTPARDRDPPPRHVPAPTAQ; from the coding sequence GTGAGTGGCCCGGCCGCCGTCCTCGACGCGTGTGTGCTGGTCCCGATCCGGCTCGCGACGACGCTGCTGTGGTTCGCCGAGGCCGGTCTGTTCCAACCGCTGTGGTCGGATCAGATCCTCGACGAGGTCGAGCGCAACCTTCTCAAGCTCGGCGTCGACCCAACCCGGGCCGCACGTCGGGTCGGCAACATGCGGACCGCCTTCGGCGCCGAGGCCCTCGTCGACGGGTTCGAGGACCTGATCGACCAGATGACCTGCGACCCCAAGGACCGTCACGTGCTCGCCGCCGCCGTGCACGACCACGCGGACGCGCTGGTCACGTTCAATCTGAAGGACTTCCCCGCCGATGCCACGACCCCCGCACGGGATCGAGATCCTCCACCCCGACATGTTCCTGCTCCAACTGCTCAATGA